In the genome of bacterium, the window CCCGCCACACGCTTCGCGTCGGAAGCGAGGATGAGGACACGCTGCGCGGTCATCGGCCCGCCCCGACCTCGCGCGGTGCGATCCACGAGAGGGAATACCTCACACCAGCCGCCAAAGACACCTCCACACCCCGTTGTGAGCTGACTGCAGAAACGAGACACCCCTGCCGTCGGAACGGACCGTAAACGCTCCGTTTTCCAACAGGAAACGTTCACGCGAACGTATCAGATTCCCACCACTGAAACAACGGCTATTTTGCGCGACCACGACGTCCGGCCCGCAGAACGCGGCCCACCCCGCGGGGTCCGCCCCCGGGGATCCGTGGTGGGGCAGGAACAGGACCCTCCGTTCCCCCTCTTCCGCCGAAGCCCGCCCCCAGACGGAAGGCCCCCCTTCCACATCGCCGGGGAGCCACAGCGACAGGATACCAAATCGAAGCTCAAGTACCATCCCCCGTTCGTTCGTCTTCGCTCCAACCCCCGGATTCGCGGGAGCCCGCACGAAGACCCCGGCACCGCCGAACCGTTCCCGGACCCCCGCCCGGACGGTCCGCACCGGCCCGGGCCACGAGGCGACGGCCGGCCCGAACGCCTCTCGGGGGATCCCTTCCGGGATCCACACTTCACCGACCGCCACCGCGGCGAGGACCGCCGCCGCGCCCCCGTAATGGTCCTCGTGGGGGTGGGTCAGCGCGAGGACGTCGATCCGCCGGATCCCCTGGCCGCGCAGGAACGGCAGGACCACGCGCGCTCCCGCGTTCCCGCGGAGGGCGCTTCCGGCGTCGATCAGCATGTGTCCGCCTCCGGGAAACGAAACGACGTGGGAGGCGCCTTTCCCGACGTTCAGCGCCGTGAGGGAAAAATCCCGCTCGGGGAGCGCGGCATAGGGAGCGTGGATCCCTCCGAGAAAGAGCGCGGCGGAGAGGACGGCCGCGGGCCACGGGCGCCTGCCGCCGCGAAGGAGCAGGATCGTCCCCGCCGCGGCCGCCGCCATGGAAAGAACCGGCCATGCGATGCCGGACGGAGGAACGGAGACGCACCCCGCTCCGGACCCCGACAGCCGATCCAGCAGCGAAATGGCGATCGTCAACCCGTCCGCGACGGCGCGGACCGCCGGTGCGAGCAGATCGACACCGAACGCTCCCCCGATCACCGCGACGGCGGCACCGGCGACGCCCGCCGTCCCGAGGACCGGCCCGAACAGGACGTTCCACAGGATCGCGCCGGAGGGGACCACCTGGAAAAAGGCGGCGGATACCGGCAGCGTCCCGAGGAACGCGACGGTCGCGGCGCCCACCGCCTCCCTCGCCCGCCAGGCCGCCCGCGTCCGCCAACCCCCTTCTCCCTCCCCCGGCGGAGCTCCGTAATTCGCGATGAGGAAAAAGGTCGCGCCGTAGGACAGGAGGAAGGAGGGGGAGACGATCTCCGTCGGCTTTGCCGCGAGCGTGAGGAGAAGCATCCCGGTCCAGGCGATCCCCGGGGCCCGGACTCCCAGCCGGCGCCACAGGAGGACCGCGATGGTGATCATCCCGGCCGAGCGAACGGCCGGCGTGGGAGCCCCGGCCAGGAAGACATAGGCCCAGGACGCCGGCAGCGCGAGGAGCGGCGGCAGAAGGTTCAGGTCGGGAGTTCCGTGCCTGCTTCGGAACACCCACATCGCCGCCCGCAGGAGGAAGACGGCGATGAGGTGGAAGATCGCCACGTTGACGCCCGATATGGCGAGAAGGTGGGCGAGGCCGGTCCGGCGCAGCAGCGCGACCATCGGGTGGGAGTACGGCGGAACCTCTCCGGTGGCCAGCGAAAGAAGGTACAGGGAGCCGTTCGTGGAACCGGCGACACGACGCACCCACTCCCCCGTTTCCCGCCGCGCGCGGGGGAACAGGTTCCACCACCGGTCCGCCCCCTCCGCTCCCGGGAGGAAGACGACCTTCGCGGCGTCGGCGGAAAAGACGTATTGGGCCCCCTGCGCCATCGCCGACCATTCCCGGGGGACCTCGCCGGGGTTTCCCGATCCGCGCACGGGGTGCAGGCGCCCGGCGGCGCGAACGCGTGCCGGGAACGAAACGGATCGGTCCGGATTCCGGATGTACAGGAGAACGGTTCCCAGCCGGATCGATTTCGCGCCTCCCGGCAGGGACACCAGCGAACCGCGCGCGGCGGCGGCCCAGCCGGAATCGGTGACGCGGATCTCCTCCACCCTCCCATCGAGGAGCGCCTCGTTGTCGATGTATGACAGGACGTTTTCCGGGGCGACGAGGGGCACCCTCCCCGCGGTCAGGGATCCGCACAGCGCCGCGACGGCGCACGCCAGCGGGATCTCCCGGAAATGGAAGGCGACGAGGACGAGGGCCGCCAGGAGCAGCACACCGGAGACGGCGACCCCCGAAGGCCCGGCGGCCAGCCCCAGGAAGA includes:
- a CDS encoding ComEC/Rec2 family competence protein, producing MDHPFRGQGPLYLLLLAFLSGFFLGLAAGPSGVAVSGVLLLAALVLVAFHFREIPLACAVAALCGSLTAGRVPLVAPENVLSYIDNEALLDGRVEEIRVTDSGWAAAARGSLVSLPGGAKSIRLGTVLLYIRNPDRSVSFPARVRAAGRLHPVRGSGNPGEVPREWSAMAQGAQYVFSADAAKVVFLPGAEGADRWWNLFPRARRETGEWVRRVAGSTNGSLYLLSLATGEVPPYSHPMVALLRRTGLAHLLAISGVNVAIFHLIAVFLLRAAMWVFRSRHGTPDLNLLPPLLALPASWAYVFLAGAPTPAVRSAGMITIAVLLWRRLGVRAPGIAWTGMLLLTLAAKPTEIVSPSFLLSYGATFFLIANYGAPPGEGEGGWRTRAAWRAREAVGAATVAFLGTLPVSAAFFQVVPSGAILWNVLFGPVLGTAGVAGAAVAVIGGAFGVDLLAPAVRAVADGLTIAISLLDRLSGSGAGCVSVPPSGIAWPVLSMAAAAAGTILLLRGGRRPWPAAVLSAALFLGGIHAPYAALPERDFSLTALNVGKGASHVVSFPGGGHMLIDAGSALRGNAGARVVLPFLRGQGIRRIDVLALTHPHEDHYGGAAAVLAAVAVGEVWIPEGIPREAFGPAVASWPGPVRTVRAGVRERFGGAGVFVRAPANPGVGAKTNERGMVLELRFGILSLWLPGDVEGGPSVWGRASAEEGERRVLFLPHHGSPGADPAGWAAFCGPDVVVAQNSRCFSGGNLIRSRERFLLENGAFTVRSDGRGVSFLQSAHNGVWRCLWRLV